GCCACGTGGCAGAGTTTAGATGCAATCCGGCAGTTACCGAATGTTATTGCCTGTGGGCGACGTGTAGAGCAGAAAGAGGGGTGGATCATATGAGTAAAATATCGCGGGAAGAACTTGTTCAACATTTAACACCACCGCCGGGGATTACGATGCCTCCCTATCCCGCCAAGCGCGACAAGATTTACCGGACTGCCTTGGTCACGTTGGTAGTGGGGCTTGTGGGCGAGGCGATTGCTCGTCTTATCCATTCGCATTCATTACAATTTTGGATGCAGGGATGGATTAGTGCAAGTCTCATCGTTGCGGGATGGACGTTTTTAGTATGGCTCAAACAATGGCGTTGGATCGTTCGCTCCTTAGTGATTTTGGGGTTGGTGCTGTGGCCGATTTGGCCCTTAGGAGGATGGGCTTTCTCCTTGGCTGGCAGTGCCATTATGGCAGCCAAAGAAACCCATTGTTTTCATTTCTGGGCCGGAAAAGTCATTCCGTGGTACTCGGTGGCTCTAGGCATCTTACTAATATTCCATGTTAGTGAGCCTTATTTAGGTTTGGCATGGCTGGGATTGGCGGCATTGTGGCTTAGTTTGGTACTGGGTCGAGCCAAATTACCCTTGTTTGAGGTGTAAAGCTAATGCCCAAAAGAAACAACAATTTCAACAAGGGCTGTTAACAGGGATATGGTTCCTATGATCACGGTTGAGAGCCCAGAATTTGGCAGAAGAAGGAGAGCCAGATAAAGTCCCATAAAAGTGACCGTCATCCATATTAAAAACCGTTCAAATATGATAGTGCGGTATCCGATGATCGCATCAATCAAGGTTCCGGTAATGCCAATGATCAATCCGGTGAGCACGAGTGTTGTAATCATAACAGGATCCGGAAACCATTGACCGTTGACAAACCGTACGAGAAGCCAGATTCCTATGATGAGCATCAGGGGTGTCACAATCTTGGGGAGACTGAGAAATTTGATGGGCCACAGCTCCTTTTACTCGGGGATGTTGTTTTAAGGATTTACCATGCCAGCGAAATTTATGTTTAGGTTCCTTTAGAAGGACTAGAATAGAAGGACTAGAAGGACTCATTTGCCGCTTCGGCGCCCCTATAGCAAAGGGGTTTATGGATATCTGAGAAGAGGGAGGAATTTTTAAGCAGTTAGCCTTTGTCACAAAAAGATATCACAGCATATCCTGCCAACTGGCAAGATGATGCGTGATATCTGGTCTTAATATGTTTGTGGCATTCCGGTGACCTCTTCATGGATGCCTAATTGCGCATTCACATAACGGGCCGCCGCGAACAGAACATCCGAGAGCCGATTCATAAATGTTAAAACGGCATGGGGCACTTTCTCTATCTTGTTGAGTGCCCAAATTTCCCGCTCAGCGCGTCGGCACACGGTTGTGGCGATATACAGGCTTGTTGCGGCTAAACTCCCTTCTGGAATCGTAAAGGGTTTCCATGGGGGGGTATGGTTTCGGAGCCGATCAGCTAATTGTTCTAACTGTTTGGTTAAAGCCGGTGGCGTACTGGCCTGGGCTTCATCGTCAAATGTTGTCGATAAGTCGCGGCCGACCATAAACAAACGGTGTTGCAGGTCGTGAAGAAACTCCTCTAAATGAGTCCATTCGTCGGGAATGGGTGAGGGCCGAGACTCTGACAAATAGGCGCGAGCTTGCCCGATGAACGCATTAAGCTCGTAAAGAGTGCCGTAAGCATTAACTCTTTGCGAATGCTTTTCGATTTTTTGACCGGTACTCAAACGCGTGATGCCACCATCACCATTTCGAGTGTAGATGCGGCTCGGCATAGAGCACTCCTTTCTAAGAGGTCAAACGGTTCGCCTCTTAGCAATCACGTTAACCACAAAGTTTTGTCTTCTGCTGCGATTCTGGGCACATGAGGAATATCTTCAGGATACCCGGCGCGAACCAATGCGACAATCCTTTCATTGGCGGCAACCTGACAGAGCTTTAACACCGGTTGGTAGCGGGTGATGGCGCCTGTACCCCAATAAGTGCCCACACCCTGACTCCAGGCTGCGAGCATCATGGCATACGTTGCACAGCTCACGGCTGCATAATCTTCTTGTTGGCGATATGGATCATCCGCTAATACTTGGATAACGGCAATGACCACGCTCAGCATCGCGAAGTCTTGGCGTGCTTGTTCCGCGATGCGTTCGGCGTGGGGACGATTTTGTTTTTGCGCTTTGTCCAATGCTACCTCATACCGGTAATTAGCCAGTTGCTCCAAACTTTGGCCGCGGATGACGACAAACCGCCATGGTTGAGTCAAATGATGATTCGGAGCCTGAATTGCGGCATTTAGCATCAGGCGGATAATGTTATCGGGGACAGGGTCCGTGCGAAACCGATGAATCGTACGCCGAGTGATGAGTCCCTCATAAAGATCCATAAAGAGCGTAGCCTCCTGATACCATTATGCCATTAGATGGTATCAAAAATCTGTCACGGACGCTACTAGGTGGCCTGGTTCACGGTCAAGATCAGTGTCCCATTATGCAAGTCATGCACAATGGCATTGGTAATGCGCGTGAGCCACATGGCAATTCTTTCCCGCTCTTGATCGTCTTCGGCGATGAAGATGGGAGCCATGCCACCCGTTACGGAATCTTTTTTGGTGGTTACGATAGCAAACATGACGGGCGTCGGGGCATCAGCCAAGGTTCACATCTCCTTTCGATTTAATACCGGACTGGTCATACGACTCCATTTGCTGGATTCCAAGACGGGGGTGCGTTTGATGGCACGAATTAATTTGTTGATATCGCGGTCAACCGGCAAGATGGATAAGCCAGCTTTGCCCGTTCCCGCGGGCATTTCCATCCGACATAATGGTGTTTGTTCGGGATAACCAACGTCTTTTTGCACGCCAACGGCTGCAGCAGCTTCATAAGCAATGGCTTGGCGCTGGGAAATGTTCCAGAGAGCGGCTTGTCCCCGTTCATTTTTGGGGGTAAGCACGACAGCTAGTCCTTCTTTTTCGTAGCGTTCCCGAGAATGGGGCAATCCAACTTCCATCATCATCACATCGCCTGCATAAAGCAAAGACCCTTTGTCAAAAGTGATTTTGGCCGGCTGAACATCGACCACATCGCCAATGTGTTTGCCGGACATGAAGATTTCCGAAATGATAAGAATCACAATGCCGCCGATAATGCCCAATACTAACCCGCCGAGTTGGGTAATTGCAGAGGTTAGGAGAGCAACCAGCATGGCGAGGTAATTTCTCGCTTCATAGGTGATCGCTATACCTTCGATATAACCTGGTCCTCTGGATACGAGAATCAGTTTTTCTTCTTGTTCAAGAGTTTTGCGCTCGGTGTTTCGAACATCCCGGAACTGTGTGGCGGCTAACGTCAAAAATGTTGCGGCCGTAAATTCCTTGCCGATGAGTGAGGTCAGCACACTGGAACCGATCATCGCCGCAATGATAGCGAGCGCGACCTGCGAAACATATCCCGATGGGTATCCGGGATAATGAGTGCTACCACTTTTCAGAGATATGAGCCGGGACAGCAAACCGGCCACAAATCCAACAATCATGGGCGTCCAATCAATGGGTCCTGAACTTCCTGACATAACATCCTCCTACTATCAAGACTTCGATCTGGCTGTGGTGCACACATCTTGGGTACGTGTGCACGTGTTGTGACGTCTGGCTTTGGTCGGTAGTATTGTGGATCATTTGCAGTTATGGCATACATGCTTTTGTGTGAGGGACACTGAAAACGACAGGCGCGATCGGATATCGTTGCCACGATTCAGGGGATTCATGGAAGGAGGAAGTCGTGCGTGCCAAAATATTTGGCCATGATTGACGACAAAACCGTGGAAAAACACACGTGGCCCGAGGGTGAGGCCGTTCTTTGGGTAGATTTGGGGGATGAGGAAAAAGACGAACTGCAGGATATTGTCAATCGCTTATACCGTGCTCATCCGGTGGCCGTCGAAAAGGTTTTGCAGGGTCATGAACGCCCTTCAGGTTTTTTGATTGAACAGGATGCTATTGTAGCGGTGATTTCTGATCCTACAGCGAATGTAGCAGACAAAACGCGCCGACCTATAGGTTTATTTTTTGGTCAACGCTTTTTAGTCACAACCCATTTTCATGGGGATAATGGGTTGATTGATACCACATGGAATAAGGCGATAAAGGAAAATATGCTTGAACAAGGTCTCGATTTTGCCTTGTATTACTTGCTATATAATCATTTACGCCACTTTTACCAAGCCACTCGTCAAATTGGCCAAGATTTTGAACGTCTTCACGTGGAGTTGTTGCGCGAACCAACCAAAAATCTCGCCCTTAAAATCGTTGATTTGCGTAAAAAAACCTATTGGTTGTATAAGGTCATTCGTCCCGAAATAAAAATATTTGCCTTACTTAAGGAGCACATTCCTTATATAAAACGAGTTAACCGTCCCTATTTTGAAGATTTATACAGTCAGATCGAAGAGATTTTAACGGATGTTGAAGCATACCGGGATGGACTAGAAGGAATGGTGGAGGCATTCTCCGGGATGCAATCCAATGAGATTAATAAGGTGATGAAATTTTTGACCATCATTTCAGTTCTTGCTCTGCCAGCCACCACGATCGCCTCCATTTACGGGATGAATTTCTGGATTCCGGAAATCCATTGGCACTACGGTTATTGGTATTCCCTTATCGTGATGTTCTTGGTTACGGTCGCATTGCTTCTATATATGCAGCGCAATCGGTGGTTCCGCTAACATCGTGTCAAGGGTCGGGAAGATTATTGGCGGATGAAGGTTTGTCGAGATCATGTTCTCAACCGCGGGATGTTCCAGGCCTCTCTCTATTGGTCTCTTGGTAGAATATCACCAGATAAATTTCCAAGAAACGGATAATGTGGGCGTTAATGGAGAAACTAAAACAAAGACTGATTGAGGAGGAACTGCCCATGTTATCTGAACGGGGAGACGAGCCAAAAAACAATGCTTATTTTGTGGAGCCAGAGTGGTCGGGAACGTTCAGTCAATATCTTGACATTGTCCGTGCTATGCCAACGGTTGCCGAAAGTGCTCATCATCGGCTGTGGCGCATGGTGATGAGTCGGGGCAAAATCGGTGCGGATGGTCGGAAATATCCATTCTTTACAGATTCGCTATTTGGGATCGACGATACCGTCTCTACCTTGGTGGAAGACTATTTACGACCCGCAGCTCGTGGATTTGAGGTTAAAAAGCGCATTCTCTTACTCGTTGGACCCATTAGTGGCGGCAAGTCAACGCTGGTTACCTTGCTAAAACGGGGTTTGGAAGCTTTCACAGCATTGCCAGAAGGACAATTGTTCGGCATTAAAGGCTGTCCCATGCATGAAGAACCCTTGCACCTGATCCCCGGCCCAATGCGTTCAGAATGGGAAAGAGATTTAGGGGTTAAAATCGAAGGCGAATTGTGTCCAGTTTGTCAATGGCATTTAGCCAATACTTATCAAGGACGGATCGGGCAAGTCCCGGTGGAACGGATCATCCTCTCCGAATATAAACGGATTGGGGTCGGTACCTATGCTCCATCCGATCCCAAATCACAAGATATTGCCGATTTGACGGGTGCTGTGGACTTTCAAGGCTTAGCGCGGTACGGTTCAGAGTCTGATCCACGGGCGTTTCGCTTTGATGGGGAGCTAAACATTGCGAACCGTGGGCTGGTGGAATTTCAGGAGATGCTGAAACTCGATGAAAAATTTCTGTACCAGTTACTTTCTTTAAGTCAAGAAGGCAACATGAAAACCACGCGCTTCCAACTCATTTCGGCTGATGAGGTAATTATCGGCCATACTAACGAACATGAATTTCGCACCTTTATGCAAAATCCACGAAACGAAGCGTTGTTGTCACGCATGTTTGTCATACCTGTTCCCTACAATCTTAATGTTTCGGAAGAGGTGCGAATCTATCAGAAATTGTTAGCTCCATATGAAGTACCAGGGATTCATAAAGGGCCTGGAGCATTACAAGCGGCCGCTGAGGTGGCGATATTGTCTCGGATTAAGGAATTGCCTAAGCCGGGCCGGGATCGCCTAAGCAAATTGCTCTTATATCAGTCCGAGAACAATGATCATGAACGCAAGATGGCCCAGGAGGAAGGCCGCGCGTTGGGAGAAGGCATGACCGGCCTCGATCCCAGATATTTGATCAATCGGCTATCGTCCTTGTTTTCGGACCCTGATCGTGAATGTGTCGATGCTCTTGACGTGTTAGATGCTATTCGGTCCGGTTTGGACAATTCCCCTTTTGGAGACCGGGGCCTAAGGACAGATGTTCAGGAATGGACGCAGAGCGTTAAAACTCTCTATGACCAGCACATTGAAAAGCTGGTTCTTCAAGCCTTCGCAGAGGACTGGAGTGATGAACTTGAACGGCTGTATCACAATTACCTCGATCATGTGATCCGCTTTGTGGAAGATACTCAAGGTGATGAACAACTTCTGCGATCAATCGAAGAACGATTGGGCATTACAGAAACCCAAGCTCCAGCGTTCCGTGAAGAAATTTATGCCCGAATAAAAGCTTCACGAGGGCGGTCGAATCGTGGTTCATATCAGGACTATCCTCATCTTCGTCAAGCCTTGGAACAGAAATTGTTTGATGATCTCCGTGATGTGGTGAAAATCACGACTCAGTCTTTAAACCCTGATCCGAAAACCCTCCAGCGTATTGAACAAGCCGCGCAAAACCTTGTTGCCCATCACGGGTTTTGTCCACGGTGCGCCACCAAGGCTATTCACCATGTGGGAGGCCTGTTAAACCGATGAGAACCTCTTCATATAGCATCGGCAATGGAGAACAGTGGCGTTACCATGGTATTTATCAGGACCAGTGGCGCCATGACCAGAAAGTCAAAGAAGCCGTTAAGGCCAACTTGGCCGACATGGTGTCCGATGAACACATCACAATTGCCGATGGTCGCCGGGTTATCAATGTTCCGTTGCCGGAGCTGAAAGAATTTCGGATTAGCTTTGATTGGCAGCATGTAGAAACCGTTGGACAGACTGATGATACCGTAAGGGGCAGTAAAGGTGAGCACAAAAATTCTCTGGGAACGGGAAAAGAGGGCGGAACAGAAAATGGGGCCGATGTGGAAGACACCGCGGTCACGCTAGAAGAGGCGGCAGACATCATCTTTGAACGGCTGACTCTTCCCGACTTAGATCCCTTAAAACGGGCTTTAGGGGATGGACGTGAATTGCAACCAGAATCATGGGACAAAGTGGGATTAAAAAGTCGGTGGGTCAGAAGGGCAACATTGCGTGAAGCGATGAAGCGACATGTTAAAGAACATCAAGAACGTATTGAAATTCAGCCCTCTGATGTAAGGTATTGGCGCTATGAGGCATTACCAGCTGATGAAGGGGGCGCTGTGGTGTTGGCGATGATGGACACTTCAGGCTCGATGGGCACATTCGAAAAATATTTAGCCAAAAGTTTCTTTTTTTGGACCGTAGAATTTCTCAGGCGAAGTTACCCGCATGTCGAGCTCGTATTTTTAGCGCATGACGTCCGAGCTAGGGAAGTGGATGAAGAAACGTTCTTTCACCGGGGATCATCGGGCGGAACGGTGTCGTCGTCAGTGTACCGGCTCGGTCTCGATATTTTGGAACAGCGTTATCCTGCCGAACAGTTTAATAGTTATGCTTTTCATTTTACGGATGGCGGGAATTTGACTTCTGATAACGCCTTGGCTGTAGAAATTGGGATGGAACTGGCACATCGCACCAATCTGTTTGGTTATGGGGAAATCCACGACACGGACCGTAATCCGTCACCCTTATTCCAATCGTTTCAAGAACGCCAGGGAATCGGCGCGATACTCTTGCGCCGCAAAGAAGATGTGTTTCGCGCGTTGGAATACTATTTCGGAAAGGATAGGGAACACAAGAATGCTCACACCCTCGAAGCTTGAAAGCTTAATTGAGCAAGTTTTGCCTGCAGCACAGTTGTCCGGATTGGACTGTGAACATGTCCATTTCGAATTAGTGGATGCAGAAGACATTCATGCTTTAGCATCTTATCATGGACTCCCCATTCGTTATTCTCATTGGAGTTTTGGAAAGACTTACGGACGATTAAAAACGGCCTATGACTATAGATTATCCCAGATTTATGAGCTCGTTATTAATACCCGTCCATTTTATGCCTTTATCGATCGTCTCAACAGCGACGCGCAAACGTTATTAATTTTGGCTCATGTTTTTGCCCATGTTGATTATTTTTCTCATTCCCGGTTATTTGCCCGGACACCCCATGATATCTTGCATAAAGCCGCCCGGCATGCGAGACAAATAGGGAATTATCGCCGAATTTACGGGAACGAGGCGGTTGAGTCGTTGCTCGATGCAGCCATGGTGGTGGCGGACCATGTCGGAATGTCTCTCGTGATGGCGAGAGGACCCGGGGAAGAAGCCAGTGATGTGTTAGGATATATTGCCGTGCATAGTGCGCATCTCCAAGATTGGGAACGTGAAATTCTCTTGATGATCCGGGAGGAGTCAAAATATTTTTGGCCGCAGCGACTATCAAAAATCAGTAATGAAGGATATGCAACCTTTTGGCATACTCGCTTAATGCGGCAAATCACTCTCTCGCCAGAAGTGGCATGGGAGGTGGCAGAACTGAATAGCAAACTTTTAGCTACGAAGGCACCTCAATTAAACCCCTATGCATTAGGGTCCCAATTATATGATCATTTGTACTCGAAGAAGGGATTAGGCGCGGTTTTTGAAGCTCGTAATATGTTAGATGATGCCGGGTTGATTCGTTTAGCATTAGATGACGAAGTGATCCACACTTGTCATTTAGACATTTACCGAGACCATGATCCCAATGGCAACACGCTCCACGCCGATCTGGCTCATATCCGTGCACAACTCATTCAGGATGTGGAACATGCGGGCATTCCTCTCTTAACGGTTATGGCGGAGAAGTCTAAGCCTCTCGGCCCTCTTCGTATTCAGCACCATTATGATGGGAGAGACTTAGATTTTTATGAATTACCTTTTGCGTTGAAAGCTATTGCACACAGACTCTGGGGTGGACGGGTGGAGATCCACACAATGAAGCAAGGAATGCATCATATTGCGAGCCATGACGGAACAAAATGGGCTGACGAAGTGAGTTAAATCCTCATAACTGACAAGCTATGGATGCATGGGAATAATATATGGCAATAAAATACTTATGGCGATAATTGCCACAATCCACCAAAACACCGGTCCTCCTGCATAGCGTCCTTTTGGCGGAGAGGGACGGCGACGTTTTTTACGGGGACGAAAAGGCACAACTTTAGCATTTTTTTTGATTGGGGCAGGGCTAGGAACTTCGAAGCCGCATTGTGGACAGGTTGACTCGTCACGGCTTAGAAGACTACCGCAATGTTCACAAGTCATTATCTCCATCCCTCTCTAGACGACATCCATCCCACAACTGTGGTAGGGTAAAAGTGAAAAAACTTTTACCCTCATATTTTATCCCAAAACACAGAATTGGGGGAGATTTTTTTATCCTGGTGAACCCTGAGATGTTTGAACCGGGCGCCATCGTCCCCGTTGCAATAACCAGCCACGGGCATTAAGGAAATATACCAAGCCTAAATGGGTCTTGGCGTCCGCGGCCCGTCCTTCGATCAATAAATTGGGCACTTCGTTGACCGGAATAATTTTGACTTCGATTTCTTCTGTCGGATCCCAATTTGTTGGTCCAGGAACAGGATTCACCGTGTAATAAAGATGCACTTTGTGTCGCGACAGTCCCACGGAAGGATAGAAACGGGATAACAAGCGCATATCTCCGGCCTGATACCCTGTTTCTTCCTGTAATTCCCGACGAGCTCCTTGGACAGGTTCTTCACCCCGCCGTAATCGCCCCGCGGGCAACTCTAAAATTTTTCGCCCTAAAGCGGGTCGAAATTGTTCAACGAGAATGACCCCTTCGGGAATCTCCGCAATGACCGCACAGACATCTGGTAACACAAGATACTCGTGAATATAATGTGTGCCCCTTACCGTAACGGGCACACGTCGAATACGATTCCTTAGCAATGGACGGCTCCTCTAACGTGTATTAATTTATATTATAGCAATTGTGACTGAGGAAAGGGAAAAGAGCCATGGATGAAGGTGGCCGTAAAGAGGAGATTCTTAAGGCAGCCCAAACGATATTTAGTCAATACGGGTATCACCAAGCAACAATTCGGATGATTGCCGACCAAGCCCAATGTGCCACAGGAACCTTTTATCTGTATTTTGTCAGCAAACAGGATTGCTTTTTGGCTCTCGTGGAAAAATTATATACCCACGTTATGGAGCACATTATGCGGGCGCGCTCTGGAATAGAAAATCCTGCGGAAAAACTTAAACGTTCCTTAGAGGCTGCGGTCGATGTGTTCCGACGAGATTATGAATTGGCGCAGGTGGTTTTGGTCCGAGGTGCTGGAGCAGACCCGCTTTTTGAAGAACGCATGTGGCGAGTTCGCGAAGCCTTCAGTGAATTTATTGTCAGTGACCTCATTGAATGTGGAGTGCCGCAGCCGCAAGCCGTGATTGGCGCCCATGGTTGGGTGGGGGCGCTGGCCGAAATTGTTGGGGTATGGATTCGTCGTGATCAGGATCTGGATTTGAATGAAGCGGCTCAAGAAATTCAAAGAATTTTTTGGACGGCATGGGGATTAAATGATTTCCATTCGGCGTCTTAGCGGATACAATACGAAAAAGTAGAAAATTTGTCACAAAAGGAGACATGAGGATGGCTGTAGATATTTTATCGGTTTCCCATCTGGAGGATATATGGCTCGTGACGCTAAAAGTCTATGAGGGTGTCTACAAAAAAGATGAATACATCGTGAGGGTTGTCGATGTGCCGTTAGCGCCGACTGTCATGGACGAAGCGTCTCAAATTGCGGTAATGAAGGCGTTTGTACTGAATCAGGTGACAAAACACATGCGTCACGGTTCACTGCCGCCCACAGGTATGCAAATTGATGGCCAACATGTTTGGGAACTGAAAACCACTTCATCCTCCTTGTAGAATGTGCCTCTGTATTTTTACAGAAGATTATGAGTTTGGATGAGTTTTTACAACGAGGGATCCCGTCCGACAATACCGCCTTACAATTTACTTGCTGGGATCAAGTTTTTATAAGACGCAAACCTTTTTGAGCTATAACCAAAAGGAGGCCATGTCCATGTCGGAAGTGCAATTTAAAGAAGGCCTAGAAGATGTCGTAGCGGGAACCTCAGAAATTTGTTTCATTGACGGTAAAGAGGGACGTTTGGTTTATCGCGGATACGACGTTCGTGATTTAGCAGAACAGACGACATTCGAGGAAGTCGTCTATCTGCTCTGGGAAGGAAACCTTCCCACCCGAGAACAACTGAATAACTTTACGACGACTTTGCGATCGATGAGACCGCTCGCCAAGCCGGTCTATGATTTACTCGTCTCGGTTCCTCCTTCAACCAATCCTATGGATGCTCTACGCACAGCCGTTAGTC
The Sulfobacillus thermosulfidooxidans DNA segment above includes these coding regions:
- a CDS encoding cob(I)yrinic acid a,c-diamide adenosyltransferase; translation: MPSRIYTRNGDGGITRLSTGQKIEKHSQRVNAYGTLYELNAFIGQARAYLSESRPSPIPDEWTHLEEFLHDLQHRLFMVGRDLSTTFDDEAQASTPPALTKQLEQLADRLRNHTPPWKPFTIPEGSLAATSLYIATTVCRRAEREIWALNKIEKVPHAVLTFMNRLSDVLFAAARYVNAQLGIHEEVTGMPQTY
- a CDS encoding nitroreductase family protein, yielding MDLYEGLITRRTIHRFRTDPVPDNIIRLMLNAAIQAPNHHLTQPWRFVVIRGQSLEQLANYRYEVALDKAQKQNRPHAERIAEQARQDFAMLSVVIAVIQVLADDPYRQQEDYAAVSCATYAMMLAAWSQGVGTYWGTGAITRYQPVLKLCQVAANERIVALVRAGYPEDIPHVPRIAAEDKTLWLT
- a CDS encoding capping complex subunit for YIEGIA, with product MADAPTPVMFAIVTTKKDSVTGGMAPIFIAEDDQERERIAMWLTRITNAIVHDLHNGTLILTVNQAT
- a CDS encoding YIEGIA domain-containing protein — protein: MSGSSGPIDWTPMIVGFVAGLLSRLISLKSGSTHYPGYPSGYVSQVALAIIAAMIGSSVLTSLIGKEFTAATFLTLAATQFRDVRNTERKTLEQEEKLILVSRGPGYIEGIAITYEARNYLAMLVALLTSAITQLGGLVLGIIGGIVILIISEIFMSGKHIGDVVDVQPAKITFDKGSLLYAGDVMMMEVGLPHSRERYEKEGLAVVLTPKNERGQAALWNISQRQAIAYEAAAAVGVQKDVGYPEQTPLCRMEMPAGTGKAGLSILPVDRDINKLIRAIKRTPVLESSKWSRMTSPVLNRKEM
- a CDS encoding magnesium transporter CorA family protein, with the translated sequence MPKYLAMIDDKTVEKHTWPEGEAVLWVDLGDEEKDELQDIVNRLYRAHPVAVEKVLQGHERPSGFLIEQDAIVAVISDPTANVADKTRRPIGLFFGQRFLVTTHFHGDNGLIDTTWNKAIKENMLEQGLDFALYYLLYNHLRHFYQATRQIGQDFERLHVELLREPTKNLALKIVDLRKKTYWLYKVIRPEIKIFALLKEHIPYIKRVNRPYFEDLYSQIEEILTDVEAYRDGLEGMVEAFSGMQSNEINKVMKFLTIISVLALPATTIASIYGMNFWIPEIHWHYGYWYSLIVMFLVTVALLLYMQRNRWFR
- a CDS encoding PrkA family serine protein kinase translates to MLSERGDEPKNNAYFVEPEWSGTFSQYLDIVRAMPTVAESAHHRLWRMVMSRGKIGADGRKYPFFTDSLFGIDDTVSTLVEDYLRPAARGFEVKKRILLLVGPISGGKSTLVTLLKRGLEAFTALPEGQLFGIKGCPMHEEPLHLIPGPMRSEWERDLGVKIEGELCPVCQWHLANTYQGRIGQVPVERIILSEYKRIGVGTYAPSDPKSQDIADLTGAVDFQGLARYGSESDPRAFRFDGELNIANRGLVEFQEMLKLDEKFLYQLLSLSQEGNMKTTRFQLISADEVIIGHTNEHEFRTFMQNPRNEALLSRMFVIPVPYNLNVSEEVRIYQKLLAPYEVPGIHKGPGALQAAAEVAILSRIKELPKPGRDRLSKLLLYQSENNDHERKMAQEEGRALGEGMTGLDPRYLINRLSSLFSDPDRECVDALDVLDAIRSGLDNSPFGDRGLRTDVQEWTQSVKTLYDQHIEKLVLQAFAEDWSDELERLYHNYLDHVIRFVEDTQGDEQLLRSIEERLGITETQAPAFREEIYARIKASRGRSNRGSYQDYPHLRQALEQKLFDDLRDVVKITTQSLNPDPKTLQRIEQAAQNLVAHHGFCPRCATKAIHHVGGLLNR
- a CDS encoding DUF444 family protein; its protein translation is MRTSSYSIGNGEQWRYHGIYQDQWRHDQKVKEAVKANLADMVSDEHITIADGRRVINVPLPELKEFRISFDWQHVETVGQTDDTVRGSKGEHKNSLGTGKEGGTENGADVEDTAVTLEEAADIIFERLTLPDLDPLKRALGDGRELQPESWDKVGLKSRWVRRATLREAMKRHVKEHQERIEIQPSDVRYWRYEALPADEGGAVVLAMMDTSGSMGTFEKYLAKSFFFWTVEFLRRSYPHVELVFLAHDVRAREVDEETFFHRGSSGGTVSSSVYRLGLDILEQRYPAEQFNSYAFHFTDGGNLTSDNALAVEIGMELAHRTNLFGYGEIHDTDRNPSPLFQSFQERQGIGAILLRRKEDVFRALEYYFGKDREHKNAHTLEA
- a CDS encoding SpoVR family protein; the protein is MLTPSKLESLIEQVLPAAQLSGLDCEHVHFELVDAEDIHALASYHGLPIRYSHWSFGKTYGRLKTAYDYRLSQIYELVINTRPFYAFIDRLNSDAQTLLILAHVFAHVDYFSHSRLFARTPHDILHKAARHARQIGNYRRIYGNEAVESLLDAAMVVADHVGMSLVMARGPGEEASDVLGYIAVHSAHLQDWEREILLMIREESKYFWPQRLSKISNEGYATFWHTRLMRQITLSPEVAWEVAELNSKLLATKAPQLNPYALGSQLYDHLYSKKGLGAVFEARNMLDDAGLIRLALDDEVIHTCHLDIYRDHDPNGNTLHADLAHIRAQLIQDVEHAGIPLLTVMAEKSKPLGPLRIQHHYDGRDLDFYELPFALKAIAHRLWGGRVEIHTMKQGMHHIASHDGTKWADEVS
- a CDS encoding NUDIX hydrolase, whose translation is MLRNRIRRVPVTVRGTHYIHEYLVLPDVCAVIAEIPEGVILVEQFRPALGRKILELPAGRLRRGEEPVQGARRELQEETGYQAGDMRLLSRFYPSVGLSRHKVHLYYTVNPVPGPTNWDPTEEIEVKIIPVNEVPNLLIEGRAADAKTHLGLVYFLNARGWLLQRGRWRPVQTSQGSPG
- a CDS encoding TetR/AcrR family transcriptional regulator; this translates as MDEGGRKEEILKAAQTIFSQYGYHQATIRMIADQAQCATGTFYLYFVSKQDCFLALVEKLYTHVMEHIMRARSGIENPAEKLKRSLEAAVDVFRRDYELAQVVLVRGAGADPLFEERMWRVREAFSEFIVSDLIECGVPQPQAVIGAHGWVGALAEIVGVWIRRDQDLDLNEAAQEIQRIFWTAWGLNDFHSAS